The genome window CGCTGCTGGCCACCGCGGCCCGGCTGCTGGAGGCAGGCGAAGGCGAGGCCGTATGCGGTGACGCGCGCCGAGAGAGCCGGGACAGGTGCCGCGAGTAGACCGCAGTGAAGATCAACCCGTGGGTGACGCGCCGGTTCCCCCGGAGTGGTCCCATGATCGTGGGCACCGCTGGCACCGGCTTGAACGAACGGGAACGCCGTCCACCCCGGCGGCGCACCCGCGCCGCGGGAGGAACCGCCGGGAACCACACCTGGCACCTGCCGCCGGAGCCGGGAGCGGCCACCACGGCCGGCCCAGATCCAGCGTCGTGACGAACGACCGCCTGCGACCCCCGGGCGGGTGGCGCACGCCACGGTCGCCGTAACCGCAGCTCACCGTGCGTCGTTACCCCCCTGAAGGTGTGACCCGATCGAGGGTGGCGGTGGCGTGGCTCGCTGCTGGTGGCTCGACCCGCCATCCCGGTCCGAACCCGTCGTTGCCGACCGGACACCCGCGCGTGGCCACCGCCCGCGCCGTCAGAACGGTCCGCCGGCCGGGGCCGGCGTGGGCACCGGCAGCGCGGGACGAGGGTGTCGTAGCCGGCCCAGCGCAGGGCGTGCGTGCTCACCCCCGACGGCGTAGTGCCGGCGCCGCGGCCGGGCGGCGCGGGTGAGGCCGTCGGCGTGAGCCAGTTCGGTGATCACGGCCAGGACAGTGACCGGGCGGGCACAGCCGTGCCCGGTCAGCGGGCCCGAGCCCCCGGCGATCAGCCAGTCCAGGGCCGCGGTCCCGCCCGAGCAGCCGGCGACGGGCACCCCGCCGATCGCCCACCGCGCCCCGCCGCACCGGACCGAGCCGTGACCCGGGTCGCCCAGGCCCATGCAGACTTCACCGCGCTCCAGGCGAACACCTGACACGGTTGGAGCTGCCCCGAGTTACCGCTGGTCAGCCATATCCGCCCGATCTTCGGCGAGTCCGCGACCCCGTTCAGGCCTGAGTCGCCGGGGGAGTGGAGGGTAGGAGGGCGTCGACGGCGGCGCGGCGGTGTTGGTAGTCGGCCAGGGCGTCGGTGAGCTCGGCGGCGGAGGTGTCGTCGTCGGCGGTGAGCACGCATTGCAGGACGGCGCCGGTGGTGGCTTCGGCGTCCAGGGCGGCGGCGAGCGCGGGGTGGGCGGCCTGGCGGAGTGCGGTGGTGATGGCCTGGAGCCGGGCCTGGGCGGTGGCCAGTGGTCCGGGGTGTTCGGCGGCGAGCGCGGCCCGGTGGGTGGCCTGGGTGGCGCGGTGGGCGTGGGCGAGTTGGAGCGCTCGGGCCTGCTGCTGCGCGGTCGGCCGGTGCTCGCCGCCAGGCGTCCGGGCCGGTGGGATGGTGGTGGTCGGGGTGGTGGTGACCATGGCGCTACTCCTGCGGCTGCTCGGGTGCGTCGGTGCCCGCCGGTGACCGGCTGGTACGGCCGGGCCGGCGCCGGGGTCCGGGCGGGGAGGCCTCGCCTCGCGCTGCCGCATCGGGCGCGGTGGCGCGTGGGGTGCGGAGTTCGGCCAGTTGCTGGTCGTGGCGGGCGGCCTGGTCGTTGAGGCGCTGCTGGGCGTGGGCGCGTTCGGTGGCGATGTCGTGCTCGAGCTGGCGGGTTAGAGCTTCGTGTTGGGCCTCGGCGACGGCCTGGGCGGTGCGGGCCTCGCCGGCGTCCCGGGCGGCCTGGTCGGCGCGGTCGCGGGCCTGGTCGCGTTCGGCGCGCAGGTCCTGGGCCGCCGCGGTGGCGGTGTCGCGGTCGTGTGCGGCGGTCTCGGCTCGGCGCTGCTGCTGGTCGGCCTCCTCCCGGGCGGCGGCGAGGTCGGTGCGGGTCTGGTCGCGCTCGGCGGTGACCTGCTCGTGCGCGGCGCGCAGCCGCTCCAACTCGGCGCGGGCCTGCTCGAGGTGCTCGGCCAGCCGGGCCCGGGCGGTCTCGGTGTCGTCGCGGGTGTGCTCGGCCTCGGCCAGCCGGGTGCGGGCCGCCTCGAGCTGCTGCTGGAGCTGGTCGCGGTCGGCGTGGGCCTGGTCGCGCTGCCGGCGGGCCTCGTCACGCTCGGCCTGGGCCTGGTCGCGCTCGGCGCCGGCGTCGTCGGCCTCGGCCAGTGCGGTCTCGGCGGCGGCTTCGGCGTCGGCTTGAGCCCTAGCGGCGGTGGTGGCCGCGGTCTCGGCGGCTCGGGCGCGGGTGGCGGCGTCGTCGCGGGCGGCCTCGGCGGCGTCGATGCGGGTGCGGGCGTCGCGGTGCGCGGCACTGATTTCGGCGGCGGCGGCGTCGGGGTCGGCGGCGGTGGCCAGCTGCCGCTCGAGGCGGGCGGCGAAGTCGGCGGCCCAGGCCTGGTGGGCGGCGAGCTGGTCGCGCAGCTCGCCGCCGAGGGCCTCGATCGAGGCGCGGGCGTAGGACACCGGCCGCACCGGGGCCGGCTCGGAGTCGGGGCGCGAGCCGGGAGCGGGCAGGGTCAACTTGCCCTCCCGGACGCGCAGCGCGGTGTAGCGGGTGTGCGGGACCCCGTCCACGGTCAGCCCGCAGTACTTGGGCTTGCGCCCGCCGGTGCCGGCGTACTGCTCGATCACGTTCGGGCAGCCGCCCGGGATCCCGGGCATCAGGCAGGCGATCCGCTCCAGCCCGGCCCCATTGACAGCAGCCCCACCGACCGCAGCAGGCCCGCCGCCGATGTCGCCGTTTCCGGCATCGTCGCGGTGGTCGCGGAGCTGGTCGCTGTCGGGCACGCCGCGCACGCTAGCGCCTACGTTGCGTTCCGTCAATAGTAACGTTTGATTGCGTTATTGCATAACGCTACGCAATAAGTACAGGATAATGCCCCTTATCCCGTCATCGTGACCGATGACGGATCGCACGTACTGGTGAGGGGTCGCACGTACCGATGAGGGGTCGCCTGTACTAATGAGGGCTCATCAGCTACGATGGAGCCATGAGCATTACGCGCCCAGCTCCGCTCTCGCCCGGTGCCACCGTGACCGTCCGGTGGGCAGCCGCGGACCGCGACGGGGTGCGCGGCGAACTGCTCGGGTTCGGCGAGGCACCGTCCCCGCACGTGCTGATTCTGCTTGACGGGGGTGAGGAGGTGGCCGTGTTCACCGGACCCGGCGTCGAGCTCTACGCATCCGCCCTGACGTCGGGAGGCCCGCGGTGACCGGTGAGCGCGCCCGACCCCCGGCTGCGCATCTGCGCCTGGTCGGCGCGACGGAGGACCGAGCAGACGCCACCGGCCGGCCGCGCCCGTCGACTGAACCCCACCGCCCGAGCACCCCGGGGACCTCGGCCGCGGTGACGCTGAGCGCGGCCGAAGCGGCCATCGGCCTCGGTATCACCGAGGACCAGGTGCTGAGCCGCCAACGCCGCGGCGCGCTCCCCGACCCGATCACGGCGGCCGATCTGGCCGAGCACGGCGGCTCGGACCTCGGGGGCCGGACATGACCATCTGACCTGTCCTTGTTCTTCACCTCGAACCGCTGCCCGACGACAGGACCGTGATGCACCCCGAATCCGCGGCCCCCGCCCCGGGCCCCTCGTCGAGCCCGGTGACCACGACGACGGCGATGACCCGGCTGGGCTGCAACCGCGATCAGGTGGTGCGCCTGGTCGCGACCGGGCTACTGCCCGAGCTCGGCCGCCGCGGCCGTACCCGGCTGCTCGACCCCACCGCGCTCGCCGCGCTCGCCCACCGCCCCGTACTCCCCGACGCCGGCGCCGACCAGCCCGCGGCAGCGACCTACGCCCTGGCCCTGCACCTGGGCCCGCGCACGGCCGAGGAGCGCCCGGACCTCTACTACCGCGACACCCACGGCTACTACGCCGACCAGAACACCCCGGACAACGCCTGGACCGGGTGGTGGAACACCGGCGAGCAGATCGCCCGCGACGCCGTCGCGCACACCCTGCCGGTGCTGCCGGCGGTCAGCGGGTTCGTCGTCGACGTCCGCGTGATCACCAGGTTCGACGTGCACCCGCTCTATCCCGGCCTGATCCGCTTCGACCTCGCCGCAGCCTCGGAACCAGTCCGGGCGCGCTTGACCGGCACCCGATTCCGCCCGGGCGCCGGAACACCCTGGCAGCGGCTCCGCCAACCCCAGGCCCGCCGCGAACTCGCGGCCAGCGACACCCCGACCGGCGCCACCGCACCCGCGCCGGCGACCGAGGACCGGGGACCGTGGTGACAGACCAACCGGCAGACCGGCCGGCGCACCTGCCCCACCCGGCGGGGCCGCCGGAGGCCCTCCCGGCCGTTCCGGCCGGGGACCCGCGGGAGGATCCGGCCTGGCGGCTGGCCACGGCGTTCGTGCTCTCGCGGCGCTCGGCCCACACCCGGCGCGCCTACGCCCGCGACATCCGCGACTTCTACACCTGGTGCGCCCAGGCCGGGCTGGATCCGCTACGGCTGCGGCGGGTACACATCGACGCCTACGCCCACGAGCTCGCCCAGCCGGGGCCCCGCACCGGCCGCCCGGCCGCCGAGTCGACGATCGCGCGCAAGCTCTCCACGCTGGCCGGGTTGTATGCCTACGCCGTCGGCGAGGACGTCCTGGACCGGTCCCCGATGACCGGGGTGATCCGCCCCCGGACCACGCAGGACTCGGTGTCCACCGGGCTCGACCGCGACGAGGTCGCGGCGCTGCTGTCCGCCGCGGCCGCCGACGGGACCCGAGCCCACGCCCTGATCAGCCTGCTGGTCCACAACGGGCTGCGCATCGACGAGGCACTGTCCCGCGACGTCGAACACCTGCAGACCGAACGCGGCCACCAGGTCCTGCGGCTGCGCCGCAAGGGCGGCCACACCGCGACCGCGCCGCTGGCCCCACCCGTGGTCCACGCCCTAACCGTCTACCTGGCCGGGCGCACCAGCGGCCCGCTGTTCAGCACCCGCACCGGGCGCAGGGTCGACGAACCCGCCGCCTGGCGGCTCATCCGGCGCCTGGCCCGCCGCGCCGGGCTGCCGCAGGCCGACCGGATCAACCCACACAGCCTGCGCCACACCTTCGTCACCGCCGCCCTCGACGCCGGAGTGTCCCTGCGCGATGTCCAAGATGGAGCCGGTCACCGCGATCCGAGAACGACACGCCGGTACGACTCCTCGCGGCACAACCTGGACCGGCACCCCAGCTACGCCGTATCCACCTTCTACGCCGCCGGCCGGTCCACCGAGACGACCGGGCGCCGGGACAGCTGACCGCCGGCTGCGAACCTGCCGGGGGCGGCTGCCTCGCCCCCTATGGTCAGCCGTCTTCGTGCTCGTCTGGCTCGAGCGTGATCCCGGCCTGATCGAGCAGCGCCTGTACCGCGCGTTTAAGCCACCGCACGTCCTCGCGGGTCTCGATCACCGTGGTCACGATCGCGGTGACATCCTCCTCGGTCCGCTGCGCGCGGGACTCAAGTCCGCGCACTCTGGCTTCGAGGTCGGCGAAGGTGGTGGCCACGACGGCGATCCTCTCACCCCGGTCCCGGCGGTGGCGACGGCGGTGCGGCCAGATCGAGGTAGTCGGGTTCGGGCGGGGCTAGCCGCGGTGCGAGGCGGACCCCCTCGCCCCCGACCGCTACCTGCTGCGGCACTGCACCGCGCTCGCAACCTGCTCCATCGGCGCCGCGAGGGTGGTGGTAGATGGTGGGGCCGGGTGACGCTCGATCCGCATGCCCCGAGCCGTATCGCGAACCCCGAGGACGTGACGTAGCCGCGGCCACGGGTTCCGTTACACCTGCCGACCAGGGGAGAACGGAGGCAGTCCGCGAGGTGTCTCGCGAACGATCGTTCGCGGACGATGTGATCCCGTGGTGGCTGCCAGACAGCCCCTCCCGACCGCAGGCCGGAACCGCGTAGCGGGTACCTCGGATGGTCCGGCAGGGAGGACCTGTGCCGTGAGGAGATCACCGCCTGGACCGCACACGAGGGATGGCCACGGCCTATGTGCCGCTGGTCGAGTTGGCTCCAGTGCGCATCGCCGTCCAGCCGATGACGGCCGCGAGCAAGAGCAGCGCGCCGCCGAGGTAGTAGACGGCCTGGATGCCGATCGCGACGGCGAGCAGGCCGCCGACCAGCAGCGATACCAGACGGCCGAGCTGCCAGAACACGTCAAAGCTGGCGAAAATGCGCCCGCGCAGGTGCTCGGGGGTGTGCGCCTGGAGCAGCGAGTTGAAGGTGACCGCACCGCTGGAGGTGCCCAGGCCGTAGACCGCGAGGGCAACCAGGGCCACCGGCAGCGTGGCGAAGGTGGCGAGCACGACGTCGACCACGCCACGGACGACGTACGGGCCGAACACGAACGCGGGCCGCCGAGGATTGCTCACCAGTCGGGTCAGCACCAGCGGACCGAGCTCGGCGCCGACGCCGATCGCGCCGAGCAGGAACCCGTAGCCGGAGGGCGGTAGCTCGAAGTGCTCGCGGGCCAGTACGACCAGCAGCGCGGACGTCGCGCCGGCCGACAACGCGGCGAGGAGCTGCCCGGCCCCGAGCGCGCGCAGCAAGCGATCCGTTCCCAGGACTCGCAGCCCGGCGATGGCGTCGGCGAAGAAGCCGCGGCGTTCCGTCGAGCGCACGGCGGCCGGCACCCGCAGGCCGGCCAGCAGGACCGCGCTGAGCACGAAGCTCGCCGCGTTGATGCCGAACGCAGCGCCGGCGCCCAGGGCGGCGTACAGCACGCCAGCGAGCGGGGCGAGCGCGATCTGACTGAGCACCGCGGCCGTCCACACGCCGCTGTTCGCCGCGACGAGCTCGTCGTCGCGGACCAGGGCCGGCAGTACGCTGTTCGCCGCCGGGTTGAAGAACACTGCGCCGAGCGACAGCCCGAACGCGATCACATAGACCGCCGCCACATTGTCGCCGAGCACGATCAGCGCGACGGCGAGCACAGCCCGCCACAGGTCCGCAGCAACCATCACCGCCACCCGCGGCAGCCGGTCGACGATCGTCCCGGCGAGTGGGGCGAGCAGCAGTACCGGCAGGATCTCGGCGAACACCACCGCGCTGACACCCAGGGCCGAGCCGGTCAGGTCGAACACCAGTAGCGCGAGCGCAACCGTCGCGAACACGTCGCCGCACTGCGACACCGTCCGGGCCGACCACAGGCGCCGGTATCGACGCTGCGCGAAGACCGTGCGCAGACCGATCCGGGGTGCAGGATCGCTCATCGAAACCTCAACGAATCCTCGTCACCGCGCTTGTGGTGCGCGGACGGCAGGGTGCGAGTCAGGGCCGTGTAGGCAAAGGCACTACGGCAGCCAGCGATCGACTCGGCGCAGGAACATGCCGAGCGCACCGCGCTCGTGCCAGCCGCGAGCGATCACTGCGCTGCGGATGGTGTCGAGGCCGCTGCGCAAGTGGCCAGGGAGCGAGGGGTGCTGCTCGTGGCGGCGGACCGCGGCTCGCCGCTTGGCCCACACCGCGCAGTCCCGGCAGATCCCGACCTCGGGATGCGCGCCGAGACGGACCAGCTCTGCCTCCTCGAACTCGCCGCCGCAGCACCAGCACGCCGGCGAGGATGCGCGCTCTGGTCCCGCTCCTGCGGTCATCGGTACTCCCCAAGATCGGCCGTGGTCTACATCAGGTCGTCGGCATGGACCGTGCCGAGGAGCCGGCCATCCGGGTCGGTCACGATCGCGTAGGCATGGCCCTTGTCGACGAGGTGCGCCCGCACCGCGTCCACGGGCTCGTGCGGGCGAAGCGTGGACGGTCCGGCTTCCATCACTTCTGCCGTCACGGCGTTGGCGTCGGCATGGTCGAGGTGGGTGCCGCGGAGTCGGCCGAGCAGGACGCGGTCGGCGGTGGTGACCAGCGCGAAGCTGTGCGGCGACGCCGCCACGCAGGCGCGCACATCCGCGATCGGCTCGTCGGGAGCGGCGGTGACGACCTCGTCGCGTAGATGCCTGCCGATGAGCGGGGCGCCGGCGTCGGTGCCCTCGACGGGCAGGTTGCGGGCGAGCCAGTCGACCTTGCCCGGCATGTAGTCGTAGACCTGGCTGAACCCGAGGGTGTCGAGCCGGCACGCGGCTCGTGGGCTCATGTCTCAAAGGCCGTCCCAGCAGTAGACGACGACGGGGCAGCCGCGGTCGAGGTCTGTGGTGGTGGCGGCGTCGAGCGTCTTGAGCGGGATGTTGACCGCGCCGGGCAGGTGCATCTCGGCGTACTCCTCGACCGGGAGCACCTCGACCAGCTGCGTCCCCTGGTCGAGCAGTCGGCGCAGCTCCGGATAGCCGATCGTGGTCACCGCGAGCCACCCGACGCCGCCGCGGCCAGGTCCTCTGCGGCCTCCGCGGCTGTCGTCCTCAGCATCAACACGTCCCTTCTGGTGCTCGTTCGTTGTCAGCCACCGCTCCCATCGACCGGAGCAGCGCCAGCACCCAATCATCCGGCGGCATGCCGCTGACCCCACTCGGGCCGCGGTAGAGACGGCAGCTCAGTCCGTAGTCCCGCCGGGCGTCCGCGCCGGGGTCCACATCGCGGCGGTCGACACGGACCGTCGGCGAGCCGAGGAACCGCTCGCGCTGCGCCTCCTCCGCGTCGGCGACCATTCGCACCCGGACCGGGTCGGACACGCCGGCCTCGGCGACGAGCCGTCGCAAACGCGGCAGATACTCCTCGGCGTGCGGGCACCCCTCGGTGTGCAGCATTTCCACGATCATGCGCGAACCTCCGTCCGTGGCGAGACGTCCAGCCCACGCTCGCCGGCCAGCAGCGGCCCGAACGACCACTCGGCGATCTCGACAGCCCGGGCTTGGTCGAGCACAAGCCCGGTCAGCTCCGGGTGGGACCGCAGGTACGCCTCGGCCCGCTCCCGCTTCCAGTGGAACGCGATCGCCGGGCACAGGCAGTCGGCGGCCGGACCGCACCCGCGGGTCTGCGCCAGCAGGATGACTGTCTGCTCCGGCGACCAGTACCAGGTCCCGCCGCGGCGTTCGACGCGGACCGGCCGCCCGTCACCCGGATCCGCCGACTCAATGACGCCGTCCCGGCCGGTCATCAG of Pseudonocardia autotrophica contains these proteins:
- a CDS encoding DF family (seleno)protein, with amino-acid sequence MIVEMLHTEGCPHAEEYLPRLRRLVAEAGVSDPVRVRMVADAEEAQRERFLGSPTVRVDRRDVDPGADARRDYGLSCRLYRGPSGVSGMPPDDWVLALLRSMGAVADNERAPEGTC
- a CDS encoding rhodanese-like domain-containing protein, with amino-acid sequence MTTIGYPELRRLLDQGTQLVEVLPVEEYAEMHLPGAVNIPLKTLDAATTTDLDRGCPVVVYCWDGL
- a CDS encoding CBS domain-containing protein, coding for MSPRAACRLDTLGFSQVYDYMPGKVDWLARNLPVEGTDAGAPLIGRHLRDEVVTAAPDEPIADVRACVAASPHSFALVTTADRVLLGRLRGTHLDHADANAVTAEVMEAGPSTLRPHEPVDAVRAHLVDKGHAYAIVTDPDGRLLGTVHADDLM
- a CDS encoding coiled-coil domain-containing protein is translated as MPDSDQLRDHRDDAGNGDIGGGPAAVGGAAVNGAGLERIACLMPGIPGGCPNVIEQYAGTGGRKPKYCGLTVDGVPHTRYTALRVREGKLTLPAPGSRPDSEPAPVRPVSYARASIEALGGELRDQLAAHQAWAADFAARLERQLATAADPDAAAAEISAAHRDARTRIDAAEAARDDAATRARAAETAATTAARAQADAEAAAETALAEADDAGAERDQAQAERDEARRQRDQAHADRDQLQQQLEAARTRLAEAEHTRDDTETARARLAEHLEQARAELERLRAAHEQVTAERDQTRTDLAAAREEADQQQRRAETAAHDRDTATAAAQDLRAERDQARDRADQAARDAGEARTAQAVAEAQHEALTRQLEHDIATERAHAQQRLNDQAARHDQQLAELRTPRATAPDAAARGEASPPGPRRRPGRTSRSPAGTDAPEQPQE
- a CDS encoding tyrosine-type recombinase/integrase, whose product is MTDQPADRPAHLPHPAGPPEALPAVPAGDPREDPAWRLATAFVLSRRSAHTRRAYARDIRDFYTWCAQAGLDPLRLRRVHIDAYAHELAQPGPRTGRPAAESTIARKLSTLAGLYAYAVGEDVLDRSPMTGVIRPRTTQDSVSTGLDRDEVAALLSAAAADGTRAHALISLLVHNGLRIDEALSRDVEHLQTERGHQVLRLRRKGGHTATAPLAPPVVHALTVYLAGRTSGPLFSTRTGRRVDEPAAWRLIRRLARRAGLPQADRINPHSLRHTFVTAALDAGVSLRDVQDGAGHRDPRTTRRYDSSRHNLDRHPSYAVSTFYAAGRSTETTGRRDS